The following are from one region of the Vibrio hyugaensis genome:
- the uspA gene encoding universal stress protein UspA, protein MSYKHILVAVDLSDDSKVLIKKAVSLAKPLGAKVSFIHIDVNYAELYTGLIDINMAEAQHQAMEASRTQLANFEEFAEYPITHTLVGSGDLNNELCDTIQDYNIDLVVCGHHQDFWSKILSSTRQLINCSPVDMLVVPLKD, encoded by the coding sequence ATGAGTTATAAACACATACTTGTGGCAGTCGATCTTTCAGACGACAGTAAAGTATTGATTAAGAAAGCCGTATCACTGGCTAAGCCTCTTGGTGCGAAAGTCTCTTTCATTCATATCGATGTGAATTACGCCGAGCTTTACACGGGTCTTATCGATATCAATATGGCCGAGGCACAACATCAAGCGATGGAAGCATCCCGTACACAGCTGGCCAATTTTGAAGAGTTCGCAGAATACCCAATTACACATACTTTAGTGGGTAGTGGGGATCTGAATAATGAGCTGTGCGATACCATTCAAGACTACAACATCGATTTGGTCGTTTGTGGGCACCACCAAGATTTCTGGAGCAAGATTCTGTCCTCGACGCGTCAACTTATTAACTGCTCGCCTGTCGATATGCTGGTCGTACCGCTAAAAGACTAA
- a CDS encoding 23S rRNA (adenine(2030)-N(6))-methyltransferase RlmJ produces MLSYRHSFHAGNHADVVKHIVQSLILDALKQKDKPFVYHDTHSGVGRYDLTHEWSEKTGEYKQGIARIWDNPNIPEEIASYIDSIKTLNNGENLRYYPGSPRVARAQIRPQDRMVLTELHPADHPLLEQEFHRDRQVSIYKEDGFKRLKGSLPPQERRGLVLIDPPYELAKEYRDVVQAIFQSHKRWATGIYAIWYPVVNRCDIEDMIEGLEGLGITKILQIELGVSPDTNERGMTASGMIVINPPWKLESQMKEILPFLQEAIAPATGHWKVDWIVPE; encoded by the coding sequence TTGTTAAGTTACCGCCACAGCTTCCACGCTGGCAACCATGCTGACGTGGTAAAACACATCGTTCAAAGCCTCATTCTTGATGCACTAAAGCAGAAAGATAAGCCGTTTGTTTATCACGATACCCACTCGGGTGTGGGACGTTACGATCTGACTCACGAATGGTCTGAGAAAACGGGCGAATACAAACAAGGCATCGCACGCATTTGGGACAACCCAAATATCCCTGAAGAGATTGCAAGCTACATCGATTCAATCAAAACATTGAACAACGGTGAGAACCTGCGTTACTACCCAGGTTCACCACGCGTTGCACGTGCGCAAATCCGCCCGCAAGACCGCATGGTTCTAACTGAATTGCACCCAGCCGATCACCCGCTGCTTGAGCAAGAGTTCCACCGCGATCGCCAAGTGAGCATCTACAAAGAAGATGGCTTTAAGCGTCTGAAAGGCAGTTTGCCACCGCAAGAACGCCGTGGTTTGGTGCTGATTGATCCTCCATACGAGCTCGCAAAAGAGTACCGTGACGTAGTACAAGCGATTTTCCAAAGCCATAAACGTTGGGCGACGGGTATCTACGCAATTTGGTACCCAGTGGTAAACCGCTGCGATATCGAAGATATGATTGAAGGCCTAGAAGGCTTGGGGATCACTAAAATCCTGCAAATCGAGCTTGGTGTCTCTCCCGACACCAACGAACGCGGCATGACCGCATCGGGTATGATCGTGATTAACCCGCCGTGGAAACTGGAAAGCCAGATGAAAGAGATTCTGC
- a CDS encoding carboxylate/amino acid/amine transporter, giving the protein MAYLSAVTLLWAFSFSLIGVYLAGQVDSWFSVFMRVALASVVFIPFLKFRGVSKSLIAKLMIVGGFQLGLMYCFYYQSFLLLSVPEVLLFTVFTPIYVTLIYDFLKGRFSPWYLVTAAIAVLGAAWIKFAGINENFLIGFLVVQGANLCFAIGQVGYKYIMETEPVELPQHTVFGYFYLGALCVATVAFALMGNLDKMPTTATQWGILTYLGLIASGFGYFAWNKGATMVNAGALAVMNNALVPAGLIVNIVIWNRDVDVMRLAIGGAIIMLSLWINETWVKKRVEMSYANK; this is encoded by the coding sequence ATGGCTTATCTATCCGCAGTTACCCTACTTTGGGCATTCTCATTTAGCCTGATCGGCGTTTACCTTGCCGGTCAGGTCGATTCTTGGTTTTCTGTCTTCATGCGTGTCGCACTGGCGAGCGTCGTGTTCATACCTTTCTTAAAATTCCGTGGCGTAAGCAAATCTCTGATCGCGAAATTGATGATCGTTGGTGGCTTCCAACTCGGGTTAATGTATTGCTTCTACTACCAATCTTTCTTACTCCTTTCTGTACCAGAAGTGCTGTTGTTCACCGTATTTACCCCTATTTACGTCACCTTGATTTATGACTTTTTGAAAGGCCGTTTCTCGCCTTGGTATTTGGTCACAGCAGCAATTGCAGTACTGGGTGCTGCGTGGATTAAATTTGCAGGCATCAATGAGAACTTCTTGATCGGCTTCTTGGTCGTACAGGGCGCCAATTTGTGCTTTGCTATTGGCCAGGTAGGTTATAAATACATTATGGAAACCGAACCTGTGGAATTGCCACAGCACACAGTATTTGGTTACTTCTATTTAGGGGCATTGTGCGTAGCGACCGTCGCCTTTGCTTTGATGGGCAACTTAGACAAGATGCCGACAACAGCAACGCAATGGGGCATTTTGACTTACCTTGGTTTAATTGCATCAGGCTTTGGTTACTTTGCGTGGAACAAAGGGGCAACCATGGTCAACGCAGGTGCACTTGCGGTAATGAACAATGCGTTAGTTCCAGCAGGTTTGATAGTGAACATTGTCATTTGGAACCGTGATGTTGATGTAATGCGACTCGCCATTGGCGGCGCGATCATCATGCTGTCGCTGTGGATTAACGAGACTTGGGTGAAGAAGCGCGTAGAGATGAGTTACGCCAATAAGTAA
- the ftnA gene encoding non-heme ferritin, whose translation MLSQTMVEQLNEQINLEFFSSNLYLQMSAWCEDKGFEGAAEFLRAHAVEEMEHMQRLFTYVSETGSMPILGAIEAPKHDFASLGDVFRETYEHEQMITERINKLAHVAFTSQDYSTFNFLQWYVAEQHEEEKLFKGILDKIELVGEDGKALFFIDKDLAQMAKEGSSSIMDAPAA comes from the coding sequence ATGCTGTCTCAAACTATGGTTGAACAATTGAATGAGCAAATTAACCTAGAATTTTTCTCATCCAATCTATACTTACAAATGAGTGCTTGGTGTGAAGACAAAGGTTTTGAAGGTGCGGCTGAATTTTTACGTGCACACGCCGTAGAAGAAATGGAGCACATGCAACGTCTTTTCACTTATGTAAGCGAAACTGGCTCAATGCCAATCCTAGGTGCAATTGAAGCTCCTAAGCATGATTTCGCAAGCCTAGGCGATGTTTTCCGTGAAACCTACGAACATGAGCAAATGATCACGGAAAGAATCAACAAATTGGCGCATGTTGCATTTACAAGCCAAGACTACTCAACGTTTAACTTCTTGCAGTGGTACGTGGCTGAACAGCACGAAGAAGAGAAGTTGTTTAAAGGGATTTTAGATAAGATCGAATTGGTAGGTGAAGACGGCAAAGCATTGTTCTTCATCGACAAAGATCTGGCACAAATGGCAAAAGAAGGTTCATCTTCAATTATGGATGCTCCAGCTGCGTAA
- the prlC gene encoding oligopeptidase A produces MSNPLLTFTDLPPFSQIKPEHIKPAVEQVIAVCRAKIDEVLKDNANPSWVSVIAPIEEADDRLSRVWSPVGHMNSVVNSEALREAYESCLPILSEYGTWVGQHKGLYEAYKAIKASEEYTTLTRAQQKTISDSLRDFELSGIGLPSDEQHRYGEISKRMSELSSKFSNNVLDATMGWTKHVADEKDLAGMPESALAAAKAAAEAKELDGYLITLDIPSYLPVMTYCDNQELRRELYEAYVTRASDRGPNAGKWDNSEIITEQLKLRHEISRMLGFNTYSEKSLATKMAENPSQVLGFLNDLATKAKPQGEREVEELRQFAESEFGVTELNVWDIAYYSEKQKQHLFQISDEELRPYFPESKAVSGLFEVLNRVFGMTVTEREGVDTWHESVRFFDIFDSEGTLRGSFYLDLYAREHKRGGAWMDDCRGRRVTLSGELQTPVAYLTCNFNRPVGDKPALFTHDEVVTLFHEFGHGIHHMLTQVETGAVSGINGVPWDAVELPSQFLENWCWEEDALAFISGHYETGEPLPKAMLDKMLAAKNFQSAMGILRQLEFGLFDFTLHTEYDPEVGARVLETLADVKQKVAVLPAVEWARFSHSFGHIFAGGYSAGYYSYLWAEVLSSDAFSRFEEEGIFNKETGMSFLNNILEMGGSEEPMELFKRFRGREPEIDALLRHSGIAA; encoded by the coding sequence ATGTCTAATCCACTTCTTACGTTTACGGATCTTCCGCCGTTTTCGCAAATCAAACCAGAACATATTAAACCTGCAGTCGAGCAGGTGATTGCGGTTTGTCGTGCCAAGATTGACGAGGTACTGAAAGACAACGCCAACCCAAGCTGGGTAAGTGTTATTGCTCCTATTGAAGAAGCTGATGATCGTTTGAGTCGTGTTTGGTCGCCAGTCGGCCATATGAACTCGGTCGTAAACAGTGAAGCGTTACGTGAAGCGTATGAAAGTTGTCTCCCAATTTTGTCTGAATACGGCACTTGGGTTGGTCAGCACAAAGGTCTGTACGAAGCGTATAAAGCAATCAAAGCAAGTGAAGAGTACACGACGCTGACGCGTGCACAGCAAAAGACCATTTCGGACTCACTGCGTGACTTCGAGCTTTCAGGCATCGGTTTACCATCAGACGAGCAACATCGCTACGGTGAAATTAGCAAGCGTATGTCTGAGTTGAGCTCAAAATTCTCTAACAATGTGCTGGATGCCACCATGGGATGGACTAAGCACGTTGCCGACGAAAAAGATCTTGCGGGTATGCCAGAGTCAGCGCTTGCTGCAGCGAAAGCTGCAGCAGAAGCGAAAGAGCTCGACGGCTACCTAATTACTTTAGATATCCCTTCTTACCTGCCAGTCATGACGTACTGTGACAACCAAGAACTACGTCGAGAGTTGTACGAAGCGTACGTAACGCGCGCTTCTGATCGTGGCCCTAACGCAGGCAAATGGGACAACTCAGAAATCATCACAGAGCAGCTAAAACTGCGTCATGAAATCTCTCGCATGTTGGGTTTCAACACTTACAGCGAAAAGTCACTGGCAACCAAAATGGCCGAGAATCCTTCGCAGGTACTTGGCTTCCTAAACGATTTAGCTACCAAAGCGAAGCCACAAGGCGAACGTGAAGTGGAAGAATTGCGTCAGTTTGCTGAGAGTGAATTCGGTGTGACTGAGCTAAACGTATGGGACATTGCCTATTACAGCGAGAAGCAAAAGCAGCACTTGTTCCAAATCTCGGATGAAGAACTACGTCCTTACTTCCCTGAATCAAAGGCAGTAAGTGGTCTGTTTGAAGTGCTAAACCGCGTATTCGGTATGACTGTGACTGAGCGCGAAGGTGTGGACACTTGGCACGAGTCAGTACGCTTTTTCGATATCTTTGATAGTGAAGGCACATTGCGAGGCAGTTTCTACCTAGACCTTTACGCTCGTGAGCACAAGCGTGGCGGCGCATGGATGGATGACTGTCGTGGTCGTCGTGTGACGCTATCTGGCGAGCTACAAACGCCGGTTGCTTACCTAACGTGTAACTTCAACCGCCCTGTAGGTGATAAGCCAGCGCTGTTTACGCACGATGAAGTGGTGACTTTGTTCCACGAGTTCGGTCACGGCATCCATCACATGCTGACGCAAGTAGAAACAGGCGCGGTATCGGGTATCAATGGTGTGCCTTGGGATGCGGTTGAGCTACCAAGTCAGTTCTTAGAAAATTGGTGTTGGGAAGAAGATGCGCTGGCGTTCATTTCTGGCCACTACGAGACTGGCGAGCCTCTACCAAAAGCGATGTTAGATAAGATGCTTGCGGCGAAGAACTTCCAGTCGGCGATGGGCATCCTACGTCAACTTGAATTCGGCTTATTCGATTTCACTCTGCACACAGAGTACGACCCAGAAGTGGGTGCTCGTGTGCTTGAAACCTTGGCAGATGTGAAGCAGAAAGTTGCGGTACTGCCTGCGGTTGAGTGGGCTCGATTCTCACACAGCTTTGGTCATATTTTTGCTGGCGGTTACAGCGCGGGTTACTACAGCTACCTATGGGCAGAAGTGTTGTCTTCAGACGCGTTCTCTCGTTTCGAAGAAGAAGGCATCTTCAACAAAGAAACGGGCATGAGCTTCCTGAACAACATCTTAGAAATGGGTGGCAGTGAAGAGCCAATGGAGCTATTTAAACGCTTCCGAGGTCGTGAGCCAGAAATTGATGCACTACTGCGTCATTCCGGTATCGCAGCATAA
- the asnC gene encoding transcriptional regulator AsnC: MNATLPKLDDLDRAILKTLMADARTPYAEMAKQFDVSPATIHVRIEKMKAADIIEGTEVIVNTKKLGYDVCCFIGINLNAARDYHSALEKLNALDEVVEAYYTTGAYNIFVKLMCKSIEELQFVLIDKLQAIDEVQSTETLISLQNPINRNVNP; encoded by the coding sequence ATGAATGCGACGCTGCCGAAACTCGACGATCTTGATCGTGCCATTCTAAAAACGCTGATGGCCGATGCTCGAACGCCTTATGCAGAAATGGCAAAACAATTTGATGTTAGCCCTGCAACGATCCACGTTCGTATCGAGAAAATGAAAGCGGCGGACATCATCGAAGGTACTGAGGTGATCGTCAACACCAAAAAGCTAGGATATGACGTATGTTGCTTTATTGGCATTAATCTCAATGCCGCACGTGACTATCACTCTGCGTTGGAAAAACTCAACGCCCTCGATGAAGTGGTGGAAGCTTACTACACCACGGGCGCGTATAACATATTCGTCAAATTGATGTGCAAATCGATTGAAGAACTGCAGTTTGTATTGATTGATAAGCTGCAGGCTATTGATGAAGTCCAATCTACAGAAACCCTGATTTCGCTGCAAAACCCAATTAATCGCAACGTAAATCCATAA
- a CDS encoding EAL domain-containing protein produces the protein MPLFLFFIAMLCSAIVSAQEQKVLVVHSYHQGFFWTDSVQRGFAQQLEDHPLDIRVLYLDSKRSQSQQFFNQLESLYRTKLSEEHFDAIVVSDNNALALMQRLSDVLQNTPVIFSGINNYIPTLHQGLKATGVIEDIDLLANLTLIERLHPKHKQILVVSDHSVTGLALRAQIEEFLDKNPQYRDKVRHLVPDNVDMLKQEVSRLNIENVVLFWTYYRDINGNVATDKDWRDINQASNAPLFMVHDIGLGHGAVGGVIQSGYRQGFEAAKLLAYVLGNPTQPLPAVVRAESDIKLDYQSVVRWGLGAEQEASSVFFNKPAEFTERYAKEIKLFGSLFIVMVMVILLLSYYLQRIRRSESIARESQAILESVFDQSMQYMGILDHHGLLNSGNDRLQSLLYHQDIRLDRPLWHHKHWSEDARQLLANYFQSQNRNVATFEAEIWSTEHGAMVLEVSLKPFSQQVGDQEQYLFEARDITSRKAMEDKLYQRESSLRSYYEQQPVMMVTLDNNNRIQEVNRFAQQLLGYQPLDMLGHHLCAFYSDEKALYPRQVLLQPQQVMHGVWRREIEYRHADGHSVWVRENIRPLRDSDQLLIVGEDITETKKLAKQLEYQASYDLLTDTYNRNYFELELQTALREVESHRRVHAMLYLDLDQLKVLNDTVGHDAGDAAIQFCASMLEEVLPHNAVLARMGGDEFAVLLKDCDEYGAISVAKHIISTLSEQLFRWEDTRLFMSCSVGIRIIDHTAETPQMVHAQADSACHVAKEQGRNRYNLFSLDNEELQRRQLEMQSVNLVHEALSNKRLELFAQQILNLRGEGSPLCFEILVRIRDAQGNYLSPGIFMPASERYNIAHWIDKQVITQTLEWFEARPEVVEKLGRCAINLSGQSMGNQEFIDFLLERLQLSSIPCEKICLEITETAAMSNIDQALGFFTRVKALGCLIALDDFGSGLSSFGYLKQLPVDIVKIDGLFVRDINTNEMDRVMVRSINDLAKQLGKVTVAEFVENDQITEHLKALGVDYGQGYAIGHPQPLAELVEALQPL, from the coding sequence GTGCCACTTTTTCTGTTTTTTATCGCGATGTTGTGCAGTGCGATCGTATCGGCGCAAGAGCAAAAAGTACTTGTTGTACATTCCTACCACCAAGGTTTCTTTTGGACCGACTCTGTTCAGCGCGGTTTTGCCCAGCAACTTGAAGATCACCCACTCGATATTCGAGTTTTGTACCTTGACTCTAAGCGCAGCCAAAGCCAGCAGTTCTTCAATCAACTCGAATCACTTTATCGCACCAAGCTGAGCGAAGAGCATTTCGATGCGATTGTCGTCAGTGATAACAATGCACTTGCTCTGATGCAGCGTTTGTCAGATGTATTGCAAAATACGCCAGTCATTTTTAGTGGCATCAACAATTACATTCCTACTTTGCATCAGGGACTAAAAGCCACAGGCGTGATCGAAGATATTGATTTGCTTGCCAACCTTACGCTTATCGAGCGATTACACCCAAAGCATAAGCAGATTCTTGTCGTTAGTGATCATTCGGTCACTGGATTAGCGCTTCGAGCTCAAATAGAAGAATTTCTTGATAAAAACCCGCAATATCGCGACAAAGTTCGTCATCTTGTTCCTGACAATGTCGATATGTTGAAACAGGAAGTTTCGCGACTGAACATTGAGAATGTGGTTCTATTTTGGACTTACTACCGCGATATTAATGGCAATGTTGCCACGGACAAGGATTGGCGAGACATCAATCAAGCATCGAACGCGCCTTTATTTATGGTGCACGATATTGGGTTGGGTCATGGTGCTGTGGGTGGTGTGATTCAAAGTGGTTATCGTCAAGGTTTTGAGGCGGCAAAGTTATTGGCCTATGTGCTGGGTAACCCAACGCAGCCGTTGCCAGCGGTAGTGCGGGCGGAATCGGACATTAAACTCGATTACCAATCGGTCGTTCGCTGGGGATTGGGGGCTGAACAAGAGGCATCGTCGGTGTTCTTCAATAAGCCCGCAGAATTTACCGAGCGCTACGCAAAAGAGATCAAATTGTTTGGTAGCCTATTTATCGTCATGGTGATGGTGATTCTGCTGCTGAGTTACTACTTGCAGCGTATTCGCCGTAGCGAGAGCATTGCCCGTGAAAGCCAAGCGATTTTGGAGTCGGTATTCGACCAGAGCATGCAGTATATGGGGATTCTCGACCACCATGGTTTGCTCAACTCGGGCAACGATCGTCTGCAGTCTTTGCTTTATCATCAGGATATACGTCTCGATCGTCCACTTTGGCATCATAAACACTGGAGTGAAGACGCACGTCAGTTGCTCGCCAACTATTTTCAGTCTCAGAATCGTAATGTGGCGACCTTTGAAGCTGAAATTTGGAGCACAGAACATGGCGCGATGGTACTGGAAGTGTCGTTAAAGCCGTTTTCTCAACAAGTGGGTGACCAAGAACAATACTTGTTTGAAGCGCGTGATATCACTAGCCGAAAAGCAATGGAAGACAAGCTTTATCAGCGTGAGTCGAGCTTGCGTAGTTACTACGAACAGCAACCTGTGATGATGGTGACATTAGATAATAATAATCGGATTCAAGAGGTGAACCGCTTTGCTCAGCAGCTTTTAGGTTATCAACCGTTGGATATGCTGGGTCATCACTTGTGTGCATTCTACTCTGACGAAAAAGCACTGTACCCCCGCCAAGTGCTACTTCAACCACAGCAAGTGATGCATGGGGTTTGGCGTCGTGAAATTGAGTATCGTCATGCCGATGGTCATTCTGTTTGGGTTCGTGAAAATATCCGTCCATTGAGGGATTCTGACCAATTGCTGATCGTCGGTGAAGACATCACGGAAACCAAAAAGCTTGCTAAACAACTGGAATATCAAGCAAGTTACGATCTGCTGACCGATACCTACAACCGCAACTATTTTGAACTCGAACTGCAAACGGCGTTACGAGAAGTGGAAAGCCATCGTCGTGTGCATGCCATGCTTTATCTCGACCTCGATCAGTTAAAAGTCTTGAACGATACGGTGGGACATGACGCAGGCGATGCGGCCATTCAGTTTTGCGCTAGCATGCTTGAAGAAGTGCTGCCTCATAACGCGGTGCTTGCGCGCATGGGTGGTGATGAATTTGCCGTATTGCTCAAGGATTGCGATGAATATGGCGCGATCAGCGTTGCTAAACACATTATCTCAACATTAAGCGAGCAGCTATTTCGTTGGGAAGACACGCGTTTGTTCATGAGTTGCTCGGTGGGCATTCGTATTATTGACCACACCGCCGAGACACCACAAATGGTTCACGCTCAGGCAGACTCTGCGTGTCACGTCGCCAAAGAGCAGGGTCGTAATCGCTATAACCTGTTCAGTTTAGACAATGAAGAGCTGCAGCGTCGCCAGCTCGAAATGCAGAGCGTTAACTTAGTGCATGAGGCATTGTCGAATAAGCGTTTGGAATTGTTTGCTCAACAAATACTGAATTTGCGTGGTGAAGGTTCGCCGCTGTGCTTTGAGATTCTAGTACGTATCCGTGATGCTCAAGGCAACTACTTGTCTCCAGGTATTTTTATGCCAGCTTCAGAGCGCTACAACATCGCGCACTGGATTGATAAGCAAGTTATCACCCAAACACTTGAGTGGTTTGAAGCGCGTCCCGAGGTGGTGGAAAAGCTCGGTCGCTGCGCGATTAACTTGTCCGGCCAATCGATGGGTAATCAAGAGTTTATCGACTTCTTATTGGAGCGTTTGCAGCTGTCTTCTATTCCTTGTGAGAAGATTTGTTTAGAGATCACCGAGACCGCTGCGATGAGCAATATTGATCAAGCGCTTGGCTTCTTCACTCGGGTTAAAGCGTTGGGATGCTTGATTGCATTGGACGATTTTGGTTCTGGTCTATCTTCTTTTGGCTACTTGAAGCAACTTCCTGTCGATATCGTGAAAATTGATGGCCTTTTCGTGCGAGATATCAACACGAACGAAATGGATCGTGTCATGGTGCGCTCGATTAACGACCTTGCGAAGCAATTAGGTAAGGTCACAGTTGCTGAGTTTGTGGAAAACGACCAAATTACCGAACACTTAAAAGCACTGGGTGTGGATTACGGACAAGGCTATGCGATTGGTCACCCTCAGCCATTGGCTGAATTGGTCGAAGCACTTCAACCACTTTAA
- a CDS encoding class I SAM-dependent methyltransferase translates to MQLQLICEDPSQQSHLDELAARWQLSHTDDSDFALVLTTDRLELRKVDEPKLGAIFVDLIGGAVGHRRKFGGGKGQAIAKAAGLNKGATPTILDGTAGLGRDAFVLASLGCKVQMVERHPVVAALLDDGLARAKHDPEIGAWVSERMSLIHASSHDALDQLAQDKDFVQPDVVYLDPMYPHPENKKKSALVKKEMRVFQSLVGADLDADGLLAPAMALASKRVVVKRPDYANWLDEQKPSMAIETKKNRFDVYVKASMA, encoded by the coding sequence TTGCAACTGCAATTGATTTGTGAAGACCCATCTCAACAGTCTCACCTTGATGAACTCGCTGCGCGTTGGCAGCTTTCTCACACAGACGACAGTGACTTTGCTTTAGTTCTAACGACAGATCGTTTAGAGCTACGTAAAGTGGACGAGCCAAAGCTGGGTGCGATCTTTGTTGATTTGATTGGCGGTGCAGTGGGGCATCGTCGTAAGTTCGGTGGCGGTAAAGGGCAAGCGATCGCAAAAGCGGCGGGTCTAAATAAAGGAGCAACACCAACCATTCTAGATGGCACGGCCGGTTTGGGTCGTGATGCATTCGTTTTGGCGTCATTAGGTTGCAAAGTCCAAATGGTGGAACGTCACCCTGTGGTAGCAGCGTTGCTGGATGATGGCTTGGCTCGCGCGAAGCACGATCCAGAAATTGGTGCTTGGGTGTCAGAGCGTATGTCGCTGATCCACGCTTCTAGTCATGACGCCCTCGACCAATTAGCGCAAGATAAAGACTTCGTGCAGCCAGATGTAGTCTACCTTGATCCAATGTACCCTCATCCTGAGAACAAAAAGAAATCGGCACTCGTGAAGAAAGAGATGCGTGTGTTTCAATCGTTGGTGGGTGCCGACCTTGATGCAGATGGCTTGCTGGCACCAGCAATGGCATTGGCGAGCAAACGTGTGGTGGTGAAGCGCCCTGATTACGCCAACTGGTTAGATGAACAAAAACCAAGCATGGCGATTGAGACTAAAAAGAATCGTTTCGATGTCTATGTGAAGGCGTCTATGGCGTAA